The following nucleotide sequence is from Toxoplasma gondii ME49 chromosome IV, whole genome shotgun sequence.
GAGGCAAAGCCGCAGAGAGCAGCGCTCGACAGAGGCCGAGAAGTTGCTAAAATTCCTGAGGCAGAAATACGCCTGGAGAAGCCAAGAAATCCTTCAAAGCCAAAATCTGCTCAGCTCCGTCGGTGTGAAAACGGACTGGACCGCCTACGTCGGCTACCTCACTCTTGATGCCACCATCATAACCGCGGCCTTCACCCGGCCGATGCCCAGTGTGCGTGCTTTGCGTTCGTTGTGTTTTTCGAGCATTTGCCTTGCAAAAGGGCGACTGGGGGGCTTGCTCATTGCCAGTTCGTTTCAAGGGCTAGGTTTCCAGACTGGCGTAGTAGACGCATGATCAGTTTGCGTTCGAGCTCGGCGATCCAAGTCTCTCAAGTGtcgcatatatatgtgctcAATAAGTAACTTTGGCGAGGGTGGATGGGTCACGGGGCCGTGAGATTagctgctctcttcttccgtagAGCCACACTGGGTCTAGGCTTCGACCGCACCAACAGGGGCAATACCTTTAGCTTCCAGGGAAAAACTTTTGCCGATCGAATAAGGCAGTTCAGCGCTTTATTTTTTGACCACCCGAGGGAGGGAAATGGTGTAGAAGCAACCGTACATGACTTGATTATCTGCGGGTATTTTCGCTTTCGAAAGATGACGCATCCTCAAGAAAATTCGAGTCTAAATTTTGCCTTCATTACGAGACTTTCTCCACCTCTAGCTCTCGGAGGAACAAATCCTTCACCATCTCTACCCAGATCTTTTGTATTAACAGAGATTtactctttctctctgcacaaGCTGAGGGACGAATTTCAGGAGGGTCCGAGCGAGAGCTGTGACCATTTGAACTGAGAGAACTGGAACAGTAAATGGGATGTGTCTGGATTTTTTTTCAGCCGCACATGCGTTTTGTGGGCGACGTCCGCGTCCAGCTCCCCGCGACGCGAGgaccgttttttcttccgcgtAAAACAACGCCGAAGCTGTATCGAGTGGATCCGGGGTTCGCCGAGATTCGCGAGGATGCGAAAGAGCTCTTCGCAGCCAAGGGGCCCACGGGACTCGGCTCTGCCTCAGGCAAGAAACGCACCCTCCCGCCTCTCACTACTTTGGTCGAGAATCTCACAGACGCCTCGTGCACCCTGCGGCTTCTGttgggagagcgagaagctgGGAGGATTCAAAAGACTCTTTCTAAGgagctccttcttctcctcctcctcgatGTCATCAAGGTACAAAGAAATAGCTGCCTGCTCATTGAAAAAATCGCCCGAAAGCCGTGCATCGGGGTTTCTCCTTTCGAAGCATGCTCACCCTTTTATTACCTTCAGACAATTGTTTCTTGTGCAGAAAACAcagcctcttctcttcccacACTTACTCTCTCAGAGTTCTTTCAACCTGCTCGgggcgtgcatgcatcgttccttcttcccgcctacttcgctcttctctcgctaGTTTCTGCCAATACCCTCGTTCGTTTTCTGAGTCAAGTTCGTCTCCCTCGTGGTTTCGATCGCCGATTTTCTGaccttgttctcttttcgGCCTCCACGCAGGTCCACGTCTCGTGGGTCCCCGGGGCTCCTcccgcctttcctctccgtgtCGGCACGACGGTGACTGTGGCGGTTTACGTCTTTTTAACGTCGAATCTCTTCAGTCTCGAAAGGGCGAAAAACAGGTTAGAAATGCCGGTAATCAGAAGTGAAGCGGCCGCTGGCACAAGAACCCACGGTCTCTGCattttctctgctgcctaCACGTCAACTTTcgacgtctctgtctccgttcttgtCCCTCTTCCGTGGAAAACCGTATGTGGGCAGTCGATGGAGAAGATGCTtattttttcttttctccacgcTCCGCGCCGTTTTGTAGGACCCTCTGTTCACTTGTTCCTCGTTTGCTTTCGCGATCCTTTCTGGAAGTGACTCCGTCCCGACCttgttcctttctttcttcagcgTGAGCTTGGATCTTGGCGGCCAGTGCAGCCACGCGCTGGCGACGCTGTTTCAAGCCGTTCGGGCGCCTTTGAAGAGCAGAGCAGATCTTCTGGggtcttcgcttccctcgcCTGTTGCGTCTGTGCCCTCGAGTCCGGGTCTCTTGACAGCTCACCGGGTGCTCGACGGCGGCGTCTCAGTGCCTGacgacgaaaacgaggagaaacagagagaggaggacaggcccgaagacgaagacggggagtctgaagacgaagaagctcTGGACGCGGGGAACCGTCTGTCCGATCTCGTGCTAGGGACTGGaacgtttctttcttcctccacaCTTCCCCCCGCAGCCGctttctcgccctcgcctGTGAATTCGCtcgcttccgtttcttcgaATCTCGGCGGGGAGACGCCCCCTCGAGGGCGGCTCTGTCCTTCGCGTCGCGTGTTTCGGACGACGCTTCGGCGCTATCAGGAGGAGGGTTTGCACTGGCTCCTGTCTCGGGAGTCCAGGGACTTTGACTTCTCGGCGGCCAAAAAGAAGATGGAAAAGTGCGAGCATCCAGACCAGCAGCTGGCGTTTTTGCCGCCTTCGTGGCATCGCCTCGAGCTCCCGTCGAACCTGCCGCCGTGGCTGTGTGCGTCGCCAGCAGACTCAAACGAACACCGCGGGGCTCTGAGTGGTGACAGGGAATGCAGGCGGTTCAGTGAGAAGCGCCCGTGGGCGGGCGAGGAGGCCcaggaggcgcgagaaaacaTTTGCTCGTGGTGGCAAGAGAAGAATGGAAGCCGGCAGAAGGCGAcccgttttcttttctgcaaCTTCGacgtctgcgccttctctctctcgtgccCGACGGCGTCGAAAGCGGTCACAGGAGGCATTCTCGGAGACGCCATGGGCCTGGGGAAGACTGTTCAACTCCTCGCTCTGATTTCAACGGATCTCCTCCCTGCCTACGACCCCCGACGGGCTCACGACCGGTACGCGGCGTCGAGAGGAGACCCTCCGGACTCCGACTTCGacaccgaagaagaacgagaaggcgcaggGGCGACGAGGCGGCAGATAGCTGGACCTGAAGCTGAAGAGAACACGAGCGAGGAAGGGACGTCTCGCGGCCGAGGGGACACAGAGAGTTTGCTTCGCGTTGCGTCCCGACCCGCGAAGGGAGACAACCAGAGACAGTGTTCGCGTTCCTcggagacgggagacgcggagacacttcctctcgctccgcCGCCTCCCCCCGACTTGGTTGCGCAGCATTTGAAACCCGATGCAGAGGGCTACTACCCCGGGGGCACACTGATAGtagttcctctctcgcttctgtctcagtGGCGCGAGGAGATTCGGACGCACATGCAGCCGGGAGTCTGCTCTGTCTACGAATACTATGGTCCCGGCAGAAACAAGAGtcccgccttcctcgcctcccaCACCCTGGTTCTGACTACCTACCAGACGCTCGCCACAGACTTCCGCCAGGCGGGGCGACACCAAGGCAACGCAGCCAGTTCGCTCGCCGTGAAGGTTTCTGGAAAccagagcgcatgcagtgtaGGCTCCGGACctgagagagcagacagagaagatcACAAGCATGCTCCTGGAGGAAGGACcttcgcgtcgcctctccacgcCATTTTCTTCTACCGCGTTGTCCTCGACGAAGGGCACATCATCAAGAGCGCGCCGTCCAGCCAGAGCCAGGCTTGCTGTGCGATCAATGCTGAAAGAAGGCAAGGCGAAGGCCGAACACGGGGACAACCGAGCAAAGCAAATGGGCTGGGAAGACCAATGGATCAGAAAACCGTTTgcgcgagaaaacagaaaaacgcagttAGACAGACGTGTCTGGTCCATTGTGGCAGTTGAGACTAGTTCTAGAGACTAGGAACGTCTTTTTAGCTACAAATGAATGTGTGAGTTTGGGCGTAGATGCACACAGAGGTTCAAGGTTGAAGGCTGAAGTGCATTCATCTCTACactgcatatatgcatatatatatatatatatatacatatatgtatgtaggtatgGGTGTGCTTTTTTGCTTTTCAAATCAGGCATTTCTTCTCGCAAACGAAGAATGCCTTGGAATTGCCGCCTTGCGTCTTTTGTTTTGGGGGGAACAGCTTTTCGTGTGTAGAGCAATCATTCGCGTGAAACCCATTCGTTTTCAAACGTCATTCAATTGAAGAGGGAGCCCCCTTTTTCCAAGAATGGAACACCAACTAGATGTGTGACTCGAGACTTTGTCGAAAGTTTAAACGGTGCCTTTCTCGTGGACACTTCTTCGTTTCACAACTTTGTTGGGGTTCCGTGGCGTTGCAGGTGGATGCTCACGGGGACACCTCTGCAGAACGACGTGAGCGACGCCTTCGCCCTAGTCAAATTCCTCAAAATTCGTCCTATGGGAACGGCGGCCTGGTGGAACGCGCATGTCGCGCAGCCTATGGAGCGAGGTAAGTTTGAGAAACTGCAGTCTCCATAAAAGGTCCCTCTAAAGTGAAGGAAAACAGGCGCTGGCTGTTCGCGAAGCCTTTATCCCTCTCCAGGGAGAAATTGCCTGTCAACGCTTGCAGCCCAAAATGTGCTCAAGCACTATACATTTCCTTTATGAATctaaataaatatatatatatatatatatataaatgtggacatgcgtgtatgtgtgtagaATTGTGCAGTTGATCCTACAGGCGTTTGTGTCGactgttttgtgttttcgCTGTGTCTTTCGCAGGCCAGACCTCTGTGGCCATCAGCACGGTGCGGAGCCTCTTGCTGCCCCTGATGCTTCGCCGGCATGCGAACTCGAAGGGTGAAGACGGAAACCCAATTCTGCCCCTTCCACCCATTTCGTTTCACTGTTTCAACGTTTGTCTCACCCCCTTTGAACGCGCACTGTACATGGTAAGCCTCGAGACGTCAGAGTGACCTGATTTTCCATGCCCCCATCACCTTCGAAAGAGCGTGCGTTCTTGATTCAAGAAACTCTGAATCCAAGGATCGGAGGAAAGCGACATAAACCGTGTGCGAGCGAAAGGATTACTCAGACGCGAGGACGATCAGGCTCCTCTTCCTGGGGTTTGCCCTGGTTTGCCAGGATTTGTGTCGACCCTTATAACTGACGGTTGAAGAGAGTCGAGACGAAGATCGATGGAAAGCGACACAAACACTCCGTTCTTCGTTTAGGGGTGAATGGAAATTCATCTGTGGTAATTCTGAGCTGCAGGAACCGTGCACTCCAGACAGGGGTACGGGTATTACTCGACCGTCTACATAAACCTCAGAAGCGTCTTGTGCATTTTGTAGCATCCAGCATGCAGTTGAAGAAGTGGATGCAAGAAATGCAGAGCTCGCCTGGCGACACACGGAGCCGAGGAGACATCCTGCGACTCCACTTCCGCACATGCCTCTGTAGGGTGTCTGCGTCGAAGCTTGCATGTGCATCTGGAGAGCAAAAtgtggggagaaaagagatgaAGGCGGGTGAAAGCATGGCTGcgtgcgagagaagaaaatcgaCGACCGTGGAGATGTACCATGCGTAGAATCCAGGAGAGGTGAAGAACCTTTCGGCGGTGGTTCATGCTCATATGTCAGatcctttttctttcaggGGCTTGTTatccttcttgtctttcccCTGCCTTCTCGTGCTGGTGCCCCCTCGCCTCGATCCACCGCCGGTTTTGGAGGTGCACTTCCCTACTTCCCTCTGAGGCGAAGCCAAGAAGCGCGAATGACAAAGTGTTTATGTTCACAACTCTCTAGATGCGTTGGAGAGCGTTCGCGGGCATGTGAGTCACATTTTTTTCCGTGTCCTTTGATTCTACCTTTCCCCTCGACTCTTTACCGTAAAAcactctctgtttctgtgattctgtctcctcttctcgcgtctcatttctttgctttctcgccatctttttctcgcttcgaCTATCCGTTCGTTCCTGTCTCGTCACGCTTCTCCTCTGATGTGGGTGCTCTCTGCAGGCGTTCTTCacgcgaagccgagaagagtTCGAGAAACTGTTGAAGGCAGGAGTGGTTATGACCAACTACTCGCATgttctgttgcttcttcttcgtctgcgacAGCTCTGTTGCCACCCTTCCCTTGTCACAGCCCGAAGCCGAGACTTGCAAGAGCGCATTATCTCAGGAAGCTCAGAGGACGTCGATCGCCTTCTGGGTTCCCTTATTCGACGCAAAGAGATGAGCGCTGctgctggagagacagcacacGTAGGTTGGCGAACGACGATTCCACTCCTCTCGGTTGGGTAGAGGTCGTTCGCTGTGCATTCTCGCATGCATCGATAGTGAAGTGTTTCCTGTTGGGGCAGCCTTCACAGATAGAGTTCTCGACAGGCACTCAGCTAGGGACTGAGATAGATAGTCTTCCTAGTCTCAAGGGGTGGCGATATGGAGCCAAATGGAGTGTCATGTCTCGTTTCTATCCTGTCTTTGGCGCTGTCTTTACCTTCGGGCTTTGTCGGATCTTCTCACCGGCCCTTTCCTTaactcttctttcttttagAGCGAAGTCGAACCCTGTTAAAACTTGATATTCGTGCGAGCTGCcctccttctgtcgctgctgttCGCGTGgtgtcttgtctttcttcttttgtctcgtcgtctcgtctcctctgttctcaAGCTCCCGTTGGGTCCTTGACTCTACAGTAAGCCTTCAAAACGTAAGTCTCCGACAGAGCTAGGTTTCAACGATGCAGAATTAAATGCCCCTGTATTCGTTCACAGTCTCGATGGAGGGGGACTTGCGTGCTCCACCATTTGCTCGCCATCTtgcgcctctgcttcgcagGCGTCGCCACACTTCGTGAACAGCGTCGTGCAGGAAGTGCGGGAAGGTCGCGTGGAAGATTGTCCCATTTGTTTGGACTTTCCTGCGGAGCCGGTACTCTTGGTTTCGTGTTGCCACACACTCTGTCACTCGTGCGCGGTGAATTTGTtgcggaggaagcgaaacgagTGCCCGATCTGTCGGCGGAAATTCGAGAGGAACCAGGTGAagcttctcccgcctccggctcttctctctgcggcgaATGCCGAACCCAGCAAAACAGGTAGccagagaagtggagagacagctcaGAGTGCGGCAGCCGGAAGCGGTGAACAGCCTTCGAGTTCGAGTGCAAACGAGTGCGAACAGACCGGTccaggaaagaaagacgaagagttcttcttcagcaCCAAACTAAAAGTCGCTATCGCTCTCGTGGCCGAGGATGTGCATCAGGGCCGCAGCTGTGTCATCTTTTCACAGTGGACGTCAATGTTGGACATGATCGAAAAAGGTTTCGCTGAGtacgagagacagcgaaacaaGCAGGGAGAGAGCAGTCAGGCACCCCTGCTTCCGTACAGAAGACTCGATGGCAGTATGACCAGCACGCAAAGACAGGCCGTGTTGTCTTGGTTCTCCCACAGCAAGAACGCGACAAAGGACCTTGCGTTCTGGGCGGAACGTGAGGCCGATGATGGAATGGGCGCATGCAACTCCCTCTCCGCTGGTCCCGAGAAGAACCATGAGAATTGCGGCGGGGGCCCGTTTGCAGGAATATTTCAAGATCTCAGGGACTCGAAAGGGGACAGGGATACTGGACTAGTGGCAACGAAGCGCGAGATAGGGAATGGATGCACACTCAGGAGACAGCGTGAtgacgaggaaggacgaattcttctctgctcgttGAAGGCGGGGAATGTGGGGCTGAACTTAACGCGAGCTTCACGGTGCTACCTCATGGACGGATGGTGGAACCCACAAGTAGAAAACCAAGCTATGAAACGAATCTGGCGATTTGGTCAGGTGAGACCGTAAAACAGCGACATGTCGAGATGTTTTCTTTGCCAGCTCAGTTCCTTCTTCAACTCTCTTAAGGAACGGGGACTAACAGAAAAAGTTGCAGACACCACGGAGTAGAGTTTGTTACACTGTCCCGCTGTGCAGGATGTCCTACTTTTTAGGGCTAGAGGCTGTGATACGGTGTTTGTGGGAGTTTTGCCGAGATACAGGTGTGGATGGTTCGTGGCTGGTGTCTTGTGTtttggagaaaacgagggggCCCGCGATTGTCTCCTTACAAaggtttcttcgtctccttgaCTCTTTTGGATT
It contains:
- the RAD5 gene encoding SWI2/SNF2-containing protein RAD5 (encoded by transcript TGME49_318480~Gene product name based on ToxoDB Community Expert Annotation.); the protein is MDSGSRQVLSRLGKLSRSQKTLVGQVTSLLGASEEVALSLLRTTSWDLNAAVDLFFSQSPPQSRGFPSRAPDSASIESVQTSSLFTPVSAWRKPGRASRASTPGSGEAANPSSPILLEDDTSDGETPETRTQETNFDLSSHTEGQGKANAPAKAPQETGPERGTSSLTQSCEERSAWTAAVDSRQVEWQQEETSRVETRKRGLSATRIRSGKTESEAQEAASDKAAGSDCRDTSHTRSFGERPAAKRTKLGGDSLSWRQSRREQRSTEAEKLLKFLRQKYAWRSQEILQSQNLLSSVGVKTDWTAYVGYLTLDATIITAAFTRPMPSPHMRFVGDVRVQLPATRGPFFLPRKTTPKLYRVDPGFAEIREDAKELFAAKGPTGLGSASGKKRTLPPLTTLVENLTDASCTLRLLLGEREAGRIQKTLSKELLLLLLLDVIKVHVSWVPGAPPAFPLRVGTTVTVAVYVFLTSNLFSLERAKNSVSLDLGGQCSHALATLFQAVRAPLKSRADLLGSSLPSPVASVPSSPGLLTAHRVLDGGVSVPDDENEEKQREEDRPEDEDGESEDEEALDAGNRLSDLVLGTGTFLSSSTLPPAAAFSPSPVNSLASVSSNLGGETPPRGRLCPSRRVFRTTLRRYQEEGLHWLLSRESRDFDFSAAKKKMEKCEHPDQQLAFLPPSWHRLELPSNLPPWLCASPADSNEHRGALSGDRECRRFSEKRPWAGEEAQEARENICSWWQEKNGSRQKATRFLFCNFDVCAFSLSCPTASKAVTGGILGDAMGLGKTVQLLALISTDLLPAYDPRRAHDRYAASRGDPPDSDFDTEEEREGAGATRRQIAGPEAEENTSEEGTSRGRGDTESLLRVASRPAKGDNQRQCSRSSETGDAETLPLAPPPPPDLVAQHLKPDAEGYYPGGTLIVVPLSLLSQWREEIRTHMQPGVCSVYEYYGPGRNKSPAFLASHTLVLTTYQTLATDFRQAGRHQGNAASSLAVKVSGNQSACSVGSGPERADREDHKHAPGGRTFASPLHAIFFYRVVLDEGHIIKSAPSSQSQACCAINAERRWMLTGTPLQNDVSDAFALVKFLKIRPMGTAAWWNAHVAQPMERGQTSVAISTVRSLLLPLMLRRHANSKGEDGNPILPLPPISFHCFNVCLTPFERALYMAFFTRSREEFEKLLKAGVVMTNYSHVLLLLLRLRQLCCHPSLVTARSRDLQERIISGSSEDVDRLLGSLIRRKEMSAAAGETAHASPHFVNSVVQEVREGRVEDCPICLDFPAEPVLLVSCCHTLCHSCAVNLLRRKRNECPICRRKFERNQVKLLPPPALLSAANAEPSKTGSQRSGETAQSAAAGSGEQPSSSSANECEQTGPGKKDEEFFFSTKLKVAIALVAEDVHQGRSCVIFSQWTSMLDMIEKGFAEYERQRNKQGESSQAPLLPYRRLDGSMTSTQRQAVLSWFSHSKNATKDLAFWAEREADDGMGACNSLSAGPEKNHENCGGGPFAGIFQDLRDSKGDRDTGLVATKREIGNGCTLRRQRDDEEGRILLCSLKAGNVGLNLTRASRCYLMDGWWNPQVENQAMKRIWRFGQDKPVKVVRFVCVRTVEERLEEIKEFKGWMARGVCEIGSGVDEVDGQGAPSSGRSESFDEDKQRGRLSIDELKRLFRGFETEELTGAEIRDTRRYPGPALEQFETGEAGSYNIEGSAEPATPSLTERPAAHHSQQELTNALEAADTSMKQSGSPSSSSLQDAPV